ACACGATCACGTTATGATCCTATGATCTTGGGCCAACATAGAGAGCATCCAGTGGGTGATCTCCAGAGGTGGTGATTAGCATGTGGCTCATCGTACCCATTTTTGAGTTTTAGAAACGTCTAAAATTTATCTGGGATCGACTGCCAGAAAAGACATCTAAGACTAGTCGTTTGAACTTGATTTGAGTGTGTCTGATCTTGAGGTTTGGCTTAAGGAAGCTATCACTCCAGTCCTCTCCATGTGGGTACAATGATCCTGCTCCAAAATTAATGTAAATACATTTTAGAATACTTAGAGTAAGCTATTTAAGTAAAATGGTAGGCAATGTCTGCTAAATTAGTTTCACATCCTGTATCAACTGGTGTTCTTGTATTTCTTTGTAACTTCCCTAGTTGTGGATGTCAAAGCTTCATTTCCTTGTCAAGTACCATCAATTAACTTGCAACCGAAGCCAGTTACCACAATTTTGTACTAGTGACTACAGTTTGTAAGATCCAATTATTGCCTAGTTAAAGGTTGTCGTTAATTAAATGAATCAAACCTCTACTGCTTTGGTGTTAAGCTGAACTTTTTCGATCTCTTCGTTCTGGAATCTGATTTAGCTACTTTGTATGCTGTTTAGGTGGAAAAGATTCCTGAATGTTTCCAGTCAGTGGAGGATTACCTGGGTTCTTACACTTTACCGTTATTAGAGGAAACTCGTGCTGAGCTGTTTTCGAGTATGGAGGTGTTACTTGATGCACCATATGCTGAAGTGATCTCAGTGAAGGAGTGTTCGCCACATGGTTCATTTCTGTATGAGCTTAGATTTGATTCTTGGAGGAACCTAAATTGTGATAGTGGCAAAGAGCCATACTCTCCCAAATGTGGTGACCTTTTTGTTTTGTCTGATGTGGCACCTGAAATTGCCTCGGATTTGGAGCACTGTGTAAAGACATGTACTTTTGCTTTAGTTATGAAAGATATGAAGGAGTCCAATGCTACAGAAGATGATAAAGTATCTAGTTATTTGGAGTTCCGGACTTCAAAGTTGGAGGCTAAAGATGGTATGCGAAACTCTGTTTTTGCTGTGTTTCTGGTTAATATGACAACAAAAATTTGAATATGGAGAGCATTACGCATGTCTGGGAACTTACAGATCATTAAGGAGGTTTTGTGCTCCAATTCCATGGTAAGAAATATTAATTTCTTATTAGATATCACTTGTTTTTAAAAAATGACTTGAGCGAGATTTCGCGAGGACTGTTATTGTGCTGAGTTGAAAGTATTAAATTGATGGGTATTTTAGGGGTTATGTTGTTTCTTTGCTTAAAGCTTTGCTTTCCTGTCTATTTTACGGTCATAACTTTAGCTTCCATTGAAAGAAAGAGAGTGCAATTTGGACGAGTGCGATGTTTGTGATAA
Above is a genomic segment from Papaver somniferum cultivar HN1 chromosome 10, ASM357369v1, whole genome shotgun sequence containing:
- the LOC113317582 gene encoding uncharacterized protein LOC113317582, encoding MVIISRNEVGGEVEDGGEVIEMAHSGDYKYKPPDKDLIDLVFSWTLEDISNEGLYKDKVEKIPECFQSVEDYLGSYTLPLLEETRAELFSSMEVLLDAPYAEVISVKECSPHGSFLYELRFDSWRNLNCDSGKEPYSPKCGDLFVLSDVAPEIASDLEHCVKTCTFALVMKDMKESNATEDDKVSSYLEFRTSKLEAKDGMRNSVFAVFLVNMTTKI